Proteins from one Mycolicibacter virginiensis genomic window:
- a CDS encoding TQO small subunit DoxD → MTVDAADENKITASHFNTAALFALPVRLVIGWTYFSAFWRRVGLDVKLNPDVPGYVGEKFNHFLPNALGIGPIIEHLLTHPGLLAAAMTVFTIVEGIVGICVIVGLFTRVMSLAVLGLAFGILLSAGWLGTTCLDEWQIGILGVASGFMLFLTGGGRYSVDRVLSAKYPRFAQRTRLHWLTSGAVTIKTPAILIGSFAVLALALFTNQQFHGGVYGPLHNKSVAPKIEVSEARVAGNSLQFQLYRTEGADVYGSFLIGVSVVDDTAGNTVMQLDGAQLSRLPEAAIANRYVAKVKPGPYSLIVPLGAKAQLTIDTGQIRWDGAHSYTLVLTDISGATWKREIETVS, encoded by the coding sequence GTGACCGTTGACGCTGCTGACGAAAATAAGATCACCGCAAGCCATTTCAATACCGCCGCACTTTTCGCGCTGCCCGTCCGCCTAGTCATCGGCTGGACATATTTCTCCGCCTTCTGGAGACGAGTCGGTCTCGATGTCAAATTGAATCCGGACGTCCCTGGCTATGTCGGCGAGAAGTTCAACCATTTTCTCCCGAATGCGCTTGGCATCGGCCCGATCATCGAGCATCTTCTGACCCATCCCGGCCTGCTCGCCGCAGCCATGACGGTGTTCACCATCGTGGAAGGCATCGTCGGGATCTGCGTGATCGTCGGACTGTTCACCAGGGTCATGAGCCTGGCCGTGCTGGGCTTGGCTTTCGGTATCTTGCTCAGCGCCGGCTGGCTGGGCACCACCTGCCTCGACGAGTGGCAGATCGGCATCCTGGGCGTGGCCAGCGGCTTCATGCTGTTCTTGACCGGCGGCGGACGCTACTCGGTGGATCGTGTCCTTTCCGCGAAGTATCCGCGGTTCGCACAGCGAACACGGCTCCACTGGCTGACGTCCGGCGCGGTCACCATCAAAACGCCAGCGATACTCATCGGCTCGTTTGCCGTTTTGGCGTTGGCATTGTTCACCAACCAGCAGTTCCACGGCGGGGTGTATGGGCCGCTACACAACAAGTCGGTCGCGCCGAAGATCGAGGTGTCCGAAGCCCGGGTCGCCGGCAACAGCCTGCAATTCCAGCTCTACCGAACCGAAGGCGCGGACGTCTACGGCTCATTCCTGATCGGCGTCAGCGTCGTCGACGACACCGCCGGCAATACCGTCATGCAACTGGATGGCGCGCAGCTCAGCCGGCTGCCCGAGGCGGCGATCGCCAACCGCTACGTGGCCAAGGTGAAACCCGGCCCGTACAGCCTGATCGTCCCGCTCGGCGCCAAAGCACAGCTGACCATCGACACCGGACAGATCCGGTGGGACGGCGCACATTCCTACACGCTCGTCCTCACCGATATCAGCGGCGCCACCTGGAAACGGGAGATCGAAACCGTCTCCTGA
- a CDS encoding acyl-CoA dehydrogenase yields MPIAITSEHQDLADSVRSFVARSVPSEMLHAAMDTPIQNPPPYWRAAAEQGLAGVHLTEDAGGQGFGILELAVVLAEFGYGAVPGPFVPSAIASALIAANDPSAAALSGLANGEVIASYTINPGLTGTVAGSGLVIRGEARAVAAAAEASLLVAPVAVDGAEVWVVLRADQLEIEPVASVDPLRPIAHVRADGVEIDDAAVLRDLASARAHALISTLLSAEAVGVARWATDTAADYAKIREQFGRPIGQFQAIKHKCAEMIADTERATAAVWDAARAIDEANENGWDAAVSTVQFATAVAATLAPSAAQHCTQDCIQVHGGIGFTWEHDAGVYYRRALILAASFGSRSAYPQQVVDTATAGGMRKIDIDLDPDTEKLRAEIRSEVAALKAMAHDERTVAIAEGGWVLPYLPKPWGRAAEPIEQIIIEQEFSTGRVRRQAMGIAAWLIPSIVAFGTEEQKQRFLPTTFRGEMVWCQLFSEPGAGSDLASLTTKATKVDGGWRISGQKIWTSAAQFSSWGALLARTDSSAPKHDGITYFLLDMKAEGVTVSPLRELTGGAMFNTVFIDDVFIPDELVLGEVNRGWEVSRNTLTAERVSIGGSEMPFLASLDGFVEFIRDGQFDGGEQRRAGQLIAEGHAAKLLNLRSTLLTLAGKDPMPAAAVSKLLSMRTGQGYAEFAVGTFGGDAAIGDREQLPGKWAEYLLMSRATTIYGGTSEVQLNIIAERLLGLPRDP; encoded by the coding sequence ATGCCGATAGCGATCACTTCTGAACACCAGGACCTCGCCGATTCCGTGCGATCCTTCGTGGCCCGCTCCGTGCCATCCGAGATGCTGCACGCCGCGATGGACACCCCGATCCAGAACCCGCCGCCGTACTGGCGAGCCGCCGCCGAGCAGGGCTTGGCGGGTGTGCATCTGACCGAGGATGCCGGCGGCCAGGGTTTCGGAATCCTGGAACTGGCGGTGGTTCTCGCCGAGTTCGGCTACGGGGCAGTGCCCGGGCCGTTTGTGCCGTCGGCAATCGCCAGCGCCCTGATCGCCGCAAACGATCCGTCCGCCGCCGCGCTGAGCGGGCTGGCCAACGGAGAGGTGATCGCCAGCTACACGATCAACCCGGGGCTGACCGGCACCGTGGCGGGGTCGGGCCTGGTGATCCGCGGTGAGGCCCGTGCCGTCGCGGCCGCTGCTGAAGCGTCGCTGTTGGTGGCTCCCGTGGCGGTCGACGGTGCCGAGGTGTGGGTGGTGCTGCGCGCCGACCAGCTCGAGATCGAGCCGGTGGCAAGCGTGGACCCGCTGCGCCCGATCGCCCATGTGCGTGCCGACGGCGTGGAGATCGACGACGCCGCGGTCCTGCGTGACCTCGCGTCGGCGCGGGCACATGCGCTGATCTCCACGCTGCTGTCCGCGGAGGCGGTCGGAGTGGCCCGCTGGGCCACCGACACCGCGGCGGATTACGCCAAGATCCGCGAACAGTTCGGCCGGCCGATCGGCCAGTTCCAGGCCATCAAGCACAAGTGTGCGGAGATGATCGCCGACACCGAGCGGGCCACCGCCGCGGTCTGGGACGCCGCCCGCGCTATCGACGAGGCAAACGAGAATGGTTGGGACGCTGCGGTTTCGACGGTGCAGTTCGCGACTGCCGTGGCGGCCACACTGGCGCCCAGCGCGGCGCAGCACTGCACCCAGGACTGCATCCAGGTGCACGGCGGAATCGGCTTTACCTGGGAGCACGACGCTGGTGTGTACTACCGGCGGGCACTGATTCTGGCCGCTTCCTTCGGGAGCCGCTCCGCATACCCGCAACAGGTGGTCGACACCGCCACCGCCGGTGGGATGCGCAAGATCGACATCGACCTGGATCCCGACACCGAGAAGTTGCGCGCCGAGATCAGGTCCGAGGTCGCTGCACTGAAGGCCATGGCGCACGACGAGCGCACGGTCGCGATCGCCGAGGGCGGCTGGGTGTTGCCCTATTTGCCGAAGCCGTGGGGGCGAGCCGCCGAGCCGATCGAGCAGATCATCATCGAGCAGGAGTTCTCCACCGGCCGGGTGCGTCGCCAGGCGATGGGGATCGCCGCCTGGCTGATCCCATCGATCGTGGCGTTCGGCACCGAGGAGCAGAAACAGCGTTTCCTGCCCACCACGTTCCGGGGCGAAATGGTCTGGTGCCAACTGTTTTCCGAGCCAGGCGCCGGTTCGGACCTGGCCAGCCTGACCACCAAGGCAACCAAGGTTGACGGCGGGTGGCGGATCAGCGGCCAGAAGATCTGGACGTCGGCCGCGCAGTTCTCCTCGTGGGGAGCCCTGCTCGCCAGGACTGACTCGAGCGCTCCCAAACATGACGGCATCACCTACTTCTTGTTGGACATGAAGGCCGAGGGTGTGACGGTCAGCCCACTGCGCGAACTCACCGGCGGGGCGATGTTCAACACCGTGTTCATCGACGACGTGTTCATCCCGGACGAGTTGGTGCTCGGCGAGGTGAACCGCGGCTGGGAGGTCAGCCGTAACACGCTGACGGCCGAGCGGGTGTCGATCGGCGGCTCTGAGATGCCGTTCCTGGCGAGCCTCGACGGCTTCGTGGAGTTCATCCGGGATGGCCAGTTCGATGGCGGTGAACAGCGCCGGGCCGGCCAGTTGATCGCCGAAGGGCACGCCGCCAAGCTGCTCAACCTGCGCTCGACGCTGCTGACCCTGGCGGGCAAGGACCCGATGCCGGCGGCCGCGGTGTCCAAGCTGCTGTCGATGCGCACCGGACAGGGCTACGCCGAGTTCGCGGTGGGCACGTTCGGCGGTGATGCCGCGATCGGCGATCGTGAGCAGCTGCCTGGCAAGTGGGCCGAGTACCTGTTGATGAGCCGGGCCACCACCATCTACGGCGGCACCTCGGAGGTCCAGCTCAACATCATCGCCGAGCGTCTGCTTGGCCTCCCCCGCGACCCGTAA
- a CDS encoding 2-hydroxyacid dehydrogenase produces MALRVLAHFIPGPKVEEFVAPESDWLDIRWCAADDDVTFRRELADAEVLWHVLRPLSGDDLRSGPQLRLVHKFGVGINTIDVDVATQRGIAVANMPGANAASVAEGTVLLMLAVLRRLLPLDRATREVRGWPTDPDLGERCRDIGGCTVGLVGFGSIAQRVAGIVAAMGAQVLHTSTRDDGTPGWRPLPELLAASDIVSLHVPLTETTEGLIDRAALARMKPEAVLINTARGPIVDETALADALRGGRLAGAGLDVFTVEPVTADNPLLGLENVVLTPHVSWYTADTMGRYLAAAVDNCRRLRDGQSLTHVVNQPTGC; encoded by the coding sequence ATGGCGTTGAGAGTCCTGGCGCACTTCATTCCCGGCCCGAAGGTCGAGGAATTCGTTGCACCCGAGTCTGATTGGTTGGACATCCGGTGGTGCGCCGCCGACGACGACGTCACGTTCCGCCGCGAACTGGCCGACGCTGAGGTGCTCTGGCACGTACTGCGACCGCTCTCGGGCGACGACCTGCGAAGCGGGCCTCAACTACGACTGGTGCACAAATTCGGTGTCGGCATCAACACCATCGACGTCGACGTCGCGACCCAGCGCGGCATCGCGGTGGCCAATATGCCCGGTGCCAATGCCGCGTCGGTAGCCGAGGGCACCGTTCTGCTGATGCTCGCCGTGCTGCGCCGGCTACTGCCGCTGGACCGTGCGACCCGCGAGGTCCGCGGTTGGCCGACCGATCCCGATCTCGGCGAGCGCTGCCGCGACATCGGCGGCTGCACCGTCGGCCTGGTCGGCTTCGGCAGCATCGCCCAGCGAGTGGCCGGAATCGTGGCCGCCATGGGCGCGCAGGTGCTGCACACCAGCACCCGTGACGACGGCACGCCCGGTTGGCGGCCCCTGCCCGAACTGCTGGCCGCCTCGGACATCGTCTCGCTGCACGTTCCATTGACAGAGACCACCGAGGGATTGATCGACCGGGCCGCCCTGGCGCGGATGAAGCCCGAGGCGGTGCTGATCAATACCGCGCGCGGACCGATCGTCGACGAAACCGCGCTAGCCGACGCGCTGCGCGGCGGGCGGCTGGCCGGGGCCGGGCTCGACGTGTTCACCGTCGAGCCGGTGACCGCAGACAATCCGCTGCTCGGCTTGGAGAACGTGGTGCTGACCCCCCATGTCAGCTGGTATACCGCCGACACCATGGGGCGCTACCTGGCTGCGGCTGTCGACAACTGCCGCCGGCTGCGCGACGGGCAGTCCCTGACCCACGTAGTCAACCAACCGACTGGTTGTTAG
- a CDS encoding TetR/AcrR family transcriptional regulator — protein sequence MSTSPEQSGHRDPLPTHRGRRTQAAIDSAARAVIARKGVLAATIADIAAEAGRSAASFYNYYDSKEAMVAEWALRFRDEAAERASSVVRHGLTNRERIEQATAAHWHTYRNRLAEMVGVSQLAMVNDDFARYWAEICAVPVGHITETVKRAQAEGYCTNDDPELLAVAIVSMLNQFCYVQLATPRDDGGPDDASCIRTLANVFYRAIYTEENS from the coding sequence GTGTCGACCAGTCCCGAGCAGTCCGGCCACCGCGACCCGTTGCCCACCCACCGGGGTCGACGCACCCAAGCCGCGATCGACTCGGCGGCGCGCGCGGTGATCGCCCGCAAGGGAGTGCTGGCCGCCACCATCGCCGACATCGCGGCCGAAGCCGGCCGATCGGCGGCGTCGTTCTACAACTACTACGACTCCAAAGAAGCGATGGTCGCCGAATGGGCCCTGCGATTCCGCGACGAGGCCGCCGAGCGAGCATCCAGCGTGGTGCGGCACGGGCTGACCAATCGCGAACGGATCGAGCAGGCCACCGCCGCACATTGGCACACCTACCGCAACCGGCTGGCCGAGATGGTCGGCGTCTCCCAGCTGGCGATGGTCAACGACGACTTCGCCCGGTACTGGGCGGAGATCTGCGCGGTTCCCGTCGGCCACATCACGGAAACGGTCAAGCGCGCCCAAGCCGAGGGCTACTGCACCAATGACGACCCGGAACTGCTCGCGGTGGCGATCGTGTCGATGCTCAACCAGTTCTGCTACGTCCAGCTCGCCACGCCCCGCGACGACGGCGGCCCCGATGACGCATCGTGTATTCGCACGCTGGCCAACGTGTTCTATCGGGCCATCTACACCGAGGAGAATTCCTGA
- a CDS encoding VOC family protein has protein sequence MIKPHGVNTEFEISGINHVAMVCSDMERTVDFYSNTLGMPLIKSLDLPAGIGQHFFFDAGNGDCVAFFWFRDAPDRVPGISSPAAIPGIGEITSAVSTLNHLAFHVPADKFDAYRQRLKEKGVRVGPVLNHDESEWQASPTLHPGVYVRSFYFQDPDGITLEFACWTKEFTGDEEHVTPKTAADRRVPAST, from the coding sequence ATGATCAAGCCGCACGGTGTCAACACCGAATTCGAAATCAGCGGGATCAACCACGTAGCGATGGTGTGCTCCGACATGGAGCGCACCGTCGACTTCTACAGCAACACCTTGGGCATGCCCCTGATCAAGTCGCTCGACCTGCCCGCGGGTATCGGTCAGCACTTCTTCTTCGACGCCGGCAACGGCGACTGCGTGGCCTTCTTCTGGTTCCGCGACGCGCCGGACCGGGTTCCCGGGATCTCCTCGCCGGCCGCCATCCCCGGAATCGGCGAGATCACCAGCGCGGTGAGCACGCTCAACCACCTGGCCTTCCATGTGCCGGCGGACAAGTTCGACGCCTACCGCCAGCGACTCAAAGAGAAGGGTGTCCGGGTCGGCCCGGTCCTCAACCACGACGAGTCCGAGTGGCAGGCCAGCCCGACGTTGCACCCGGGGGTGTATGTCCGCTCGTTCTACTTCCAGGACCCCGACGGCATCACCCTGGAATTCGCCTGCTGGACCAAGGAATTCACCGGCGACGAAGAGCACGTCACGCCCAAGACCGCAGCCGACCGGCGGGTTCCGGCCAGCACCTAG
- a CDS encoding FUSC family protein → MIGTSRLRATMWAILQTALAAGVAWYLARDVLDHTAPFFAPIAAAVCMWATNVVRSQLAAEMVVGVGLGIGLGSLVNMVLGTGPIAMSVVVLVSLSAALLIGRGFLQHRPMFVNQTVISAILVLSLPHSGIGTERLFDALVGGGIAATFSILIFPRNPVVVLRDARIEVLTAVHDILTQTRSRTGDSDWMLSAAAELHHRLAGLSEARGTAEQLARVCPFRWPLRTETRAADRQAAQLSLLATSVVQLARTITGTAEPLDEPVQKTVGELAAAAAALTRDEPAAATAHATAARSHMVVARSGNAALFASIDTCIDELDRVINLARY, encoded by the coding sequence ATGATCGGTACGTCGCGATTGCGCGCCACCATGTGGGCGATCCTGCAGACCGCGCTGGCCGCGGGCGTGGCGTGGTACTTGGCCCGCGACGTGCTCGACCATACTGCCCCGTTCTTCGCGCCGATCGCTGCCGCGGTGTGCATGTGGGCGACCAACGTGGTCCGCTCCCAGCTCGCAGCCGAGATGGTGGTCGGGGTGGGACTGGGCATCGGATTAGGCAGCTTGGTGAACATGGTCCTGGGCACCGGGCCGATCGCGATGTCCGTGGTCGTCTTGGTCTCGCTGTCTGCGGCGTTGCTCATCGGCCGAGGTTTCCTGCAGCACCGTCCTATGTTCGTCAACCAGACGGTCATCTCAGCCATCCTGGTGTTGTCCCTGCCGCACAGCGGTATCGGAACGGAGAGGCTGTTCGACGCGCTGGTCGGCGGCGGGATCGCGGCCACCTTTAGCATCCTGATTTTCCCCCGGAACCCGGTAGTTGTGCTGCGCGATGCCCGGATCGAAGTGTTGACGGCGGTGCATGACATCCTCACCCAGACACGCAGCCGCACCGGCGATTCCGACTGGATGCTGTCAGCCGCGGCCGAGCTGCACCACCGTCTGGCAGGCCTGTCCGAAGCTCGCGGTACCGCCGAACAGTTGGCGCGGGTATGCCCGTTTCGCTGGCCGCTGCGGACCGAGACCCGAGCCGCCGACCGGCAGGCCGCGCAACTGTCCCTGCTGGCCACTTCCGTCGTGCAATTGGCGCGCACCATCACCGGGACCGCCGAACCGCTCGACGAACCGGTCCAGAAAACAGTCGGCGAGCTCGCCGCAGCGGCCGCCGCCCTCACCCGTGACGAGCCCGCTGCCGCGACCGCGCACGCGACAGCGGCCCGCAGTCACATGGTGGTGGCACGGTCCGGCAATGCCGCGTTATTTGCTTCCATCGACACCTGTATCGACGAACTGGACCGGGTGATCAACCTCGCGCGGTATTGA
- the selB gene encoding selenocysteine-specific translation elongation factor, giving the protein MFVIATAGHVDHGKSTLVRALTGMEPDRWAEERRRGLTIDLGFAWTALPSGRRVAFVDVPGHERFLPNTLAGLGPASVVCFVVAADEGWRAQSDDHRDAIAALGITQGLVVLTRVDRAGDQRVAQVSDQVRAELAQTGLADAPIVAVSALDGTGLDALRAALDDLLAELPEPSSTGRVRLWVDRSFTITGAGTVVTGTLTAGALAAGDQLQLLGRGHSRAVVIRGLQSCGETHSELHPTVRVAVNLRGVAAGEVRRGDALVSSDEWLTTMVADVRHRTGCPLPEAPERIVVHVGTAAVPARLRLLDADHARLTLESPLPLMFSDHLALRDPGARRVLGGVVVLDADPPALRRRGDAARRADELAGTDPADQPGQVLAEVARRGAVSQRRLQLLGYALPPVPPEVTVIGGWWVHATAYSAWRDRLQSAVRDLRERNPLSAGLSRGAAADLLSLPDPALLDELVGPAGLEHRDGLIRLPDGRDDLGPVEGAITELEARLAASPFHAPEADDLSALHLGIRELAAAERVGRLLRLAENLVLLPTAPALAMRELASLKQPFTATQAKQALHTTRRVAIPLLELLDARGWTRRIDAVYREVVR; this is encoded by the coding sequence ATGTTTGTTATTGCCACGGCCGGCCACGTCGACCACGGCAAGTCCACCCTGGTGCGGGCGCTCACCGGGATGGAACCCGACCGTTGGGCCGAGGAACGACGGCGCGGACTCACCATCGATCTGGGTTTCGCCTGGACCGCGCTGCCGTCGGGCCGGCGAGTGGCCTTCGTCGATGTGCCAGGCCACGAACGGTTTCTGCCCAACACCCTGGCCGGTCTGGGACCGGCTTCGGTGGTGTGTTTCGTGGTCGCCGCCGACGAGGGCTGGCGGGCACAGTCCGATGATCACCGCGACGCCATAGCCGCCCTGGGCATTACGCAGGGACTGGTGGTGCTCACCCGCGTTGACCGGGCCGGCGATCAACGCGTCGCGCAGGTTTCCGACCAGGTGCGCGCCGAACTGGCCCAGACGGGTCTGGCTGACGCCCCGATCGTCGCCGTGTCAGCGCTGGACGGCACCGGCCTGGACGCACTGCGTGCTGCGCTCGACGACCTGCTGGCCGAGCTCCCGGAGCCTTCGAGCACGGGGCGTGTTCGGTTGTGGGTGGACCGCTCGTTCACCATCACCGGGGCCGGGACGGTGGTGACCGGCACCCTGACCGCGGGCGCGTTGGCAGCCGGTGATCAGCTGCAGTTGCTGGGGCGTGGCCATTCGCGTGCGGTGGTCATTCGCGGGCTGCAGAGCTGCGGCGAGACGCATTCGGAACTGCACCCCACGGTGCGGGTCGCGGTCAATCTGCGCGGGGTGGCGGCCGGCGAGGTGCGCCGCGGGGACGCCCTGGTCAGCTCCGACGAGTGGCTGACCACCATGGTGGCCGACGTCCGACACCGCACCGGTTGCCCCCTGCCCGAGGCACCCGAGCGCATCGTGGTGCACGTAGGCACGGCCGCGGTGCCCGCCCGGCTGCGGCTCCTCGACGCCGACCACGCCCGCCTTACTTTGGAAAGCCCGCTGCCGCTGATGTTTTCGGATCATCTGGCACTGCGCGACCCGGGGGCCCGTCGAGTGCTGGGCGGGGTGGTGGTGCTCGACGCCGATCCGCCTGCCCTGCGGCGACGCGGTGACGCGGCCCGACGCGCCGACGAACTCGCCGGAACCGATCCGGCCGATCAGCCAGGACAGGTGCTGGCCGAGGTGGCTCGCCGCGGTGCGGTGTCGCAGCGTCGGCTGCAGTTGCTTGGGTACGCGCTCCCCCCGGTACCGCCGGAAGTGACAGTGATCGGCGGCTGGTGGGTGCACGCTACGGCGTATAGCGCGTGGCGGGACCGGCTGCAGAGCGCGGTGCGTGACCTGCGAGAGCGGAATCCGCTGTCCGCCGGACTGTCCCGGGGCGCGGCGGCGGATCTGCTTTCGCTGCCCGATCCCGCGTTGCTCGATGAGCTGGTGGGCCCTGCGGGGTTGGAGCACCGCGACGGATTGATTCGGTTGCCGGACGGCCGTGACGATCTCGGCCCTGTCGAGGGCGCGATCACCGAGTTGGAGGCCAGGTTGGCGGCGTCCCCGTTTCACGCCCCGGAAGCCGACGACCTGTCCGCGCTGCACCTGGGAATCCGGGAGCTGGCGGCGGCTGAACGGGTGGGGCGGCTGTTACGCCTGGCCGAGAATCTGGTGCTGCTGCCGACTGCGCCCGCGTTGGCGATGCGCGAATTGGCGTCGCTGAAGCAGCCTTTCACCGCCACCCAAGCCAAGCAGGCGTTGCACACCACCCGGCGGGTCGCGATCCCCTTGCTGGAGCTTCTCGATGCCCGCGGCTGGACCCGCCGAATCGATGCGGTCTACCGGGAAGTGGTGCGCTGA
- the selA gene encoding L-seryl-tRNA(Sec) selenium transferase — protein MTDTDPRRAIPRTDALLMLPPVRAARARLGEHVVRGLVRDAQDRARRGDLAPEQVESVVLEGLSGQTGTTLRPVLNATGVVVHTNLGRAPLSAAAVEALVAASGYVDVELDLATGARSKRGVAARAALLAACPAAEDALVVNNGAAALVLATTALAAGREVVVSRGELIEIGAGFRLPDLIASTGARLREVGTTNRTHLRDYAEAIGPQTGCILKVHPSNFAVHGFTAAVGLAQLRPLATEHEVALVADLGSGLLSPDPLLPAEPDAATMLAAGADIVTASGDKLLGGPQAGVMLGRAEVIAQLARHPLARAVRADKLTLAALEATVSGAAAPVTRALHADPVQLRSRADRLAAAVGATVVVHDGRVGGGGAPGVPLPGWAVRLPEAAAAALRTGDPAVLPRVHDGACLIDLRCVPEADDDRLLAAVRAALDRIG, from the coding sequence GTGACCGACACCGATCCGCGCCGCGCCATTCCACGCACCGATGCACTGTTGATGCTGCCTCCGGTTCGCGCGGCCCGTGCACGACTTGGCGAGCATGTGGTCCGCGGCCTGGTGCGTGACGCCCAGGATCGGGCGCGACGCGGCGATCTGGCACCAGAGCAAGTCGAAAGCGTTGTTCTGGAAGGCCTTTCCGGCCAGACGGGGACGACGTTGCGGCCGGTCCTCAATGCCACCGGGGTGGTGGTGCACACCAACCTGGGTCGAGCGCCGCTGTCAGCCGCCGCGGTCGAGGCACTGGTGGCGGCCAGCGGCTACGTCGACGTCGAGCTGGACCTGGCCACCGGCGCGCGCTCCAAACGCGGGGTCGCGGCCCGGGCTGCGCTGCTGGCGGCCTGCCCGGCCGCCGAGGACGCGCTGGTGGTCAACAACGGTGCCGCGGCCCTGGTGCTGGCCACCACAGCGCTGGCCGCCGGCCGCGAGGTGGTGGTCAGCCGGGGCGAGCTGATCGAGATCGGGGCCGGCTTCCGCCTACCGGACCTGATCGCCTCCACCGGGGCGAGGCTGCGGGAGGTCGGCACCACTAACCGCACCCATCTGCGTGATTACGCCGAGGCCATCGGACCCCAGACCGGCTGCATCCTCAAGGTCCATCCCAGCAATTTCGCCGTCCACGGTTTCACGGCAGCGGTGGGATTGGCGCAATTGCGGCCCCTGGCAACCGAACACGAGGTGGCCTTGGTAGCCGATCTGGGCAGCGGACTGCTATCCCCGGATCCGCTGTTGCCCGCCGAGCCGGATGCGGCGACCATGCTTGCCGCCGGCGCCGACATCGTGACCGCCAGCGGGGACAAGCTACTCGGCGGGCCGCAGGCCGGGGTCATGTTGGGCCGGGCCGAGGTCATCGCCCAGCTCGCTCGACATCCGTTGGCTCGCGCGGTTCGCGCCGACAAACTCACCCTGGCAGCCCTGGAGGCCACCGTCTCCGGCGCCGCCGCCCCGGTGACCCGGGCACTGCACGCCGACCCCGTCCAGTTGCGTTCGCGTGCCGACCGGCTGGCCGCCGCGGTCGGTGCCACCGTCGTCGTCCATGACGGCCGCGTCGGCGGCGGCGGAGCTCCGGGAGTTCCGCTGCCGGGCTGGGCGGTCCGGCTGCCCGAGGCCGCGGCGGCCGCGCTGCGCACCGGCGATCCCGCGGTGCTGCCCCGGGTGCACGACGGCGCCTGCCTGATCGATCTGCGCTGTGTGCCGGAAGCCGACGACGACCGGCTGCTGGCCGCGGTGCGGGCCGCGCTCGACCGGATCGGGTGA
- a CDS encoding metal-dependent hydrolase, with translation MTSQTKPAVGGHIHEPAGVEIHARNVEFDWSQTPLHWIKDEPVASDVVSILHLILPEGERWFCEVFNEALPYVKDEDLARAMRGFIGQEAMHAESHDKAVTEFLEARGVDTGPILRQFEYLFRKLLAPRSQRFARTRYNDMVQRLWLIAAIEHYTAILGDFVLNCSWDDYDVDPTMADICRWHGAEEIEHRCVAHDVANYFHPGYLNRCRAMVVGLAYLVLMIHRAIGFMCRSDDTISHSYFWLWRQYLSGSRRNILPQLRQVLKYTVVYFKPSFDPASIGSTAQAVAYLATSPAARRARR, from the coding sequence ATGACGAGCCAAACCAAGCCGGCGGTGGGCGGGCACATCCATGAACCGGCCGGCGTGGAGATCCACGCCCGCAATGTCGAGTTCGACTGGTCACAGACACCGCTGCACTGGATCAAAGACGAGCCGGTGGCCTCCGATGTGGTGAGCATCCTGCACCTGATCCTGCCCGAGGGCGAGCGGTGGTTCTGCGAGGTTTTCAACGAGGCGCTGCCGTACGTCAAGGACGAGGATCTGGCGCGCGCCATGCGCGGCTTCATCGGCCAGGAGGCGATGCACGCCGAGTCCCACGACAAGGCGGTGACCGAGTTCCTGGAAGCGCGCGGCGTCGACACCGGGCCCATCCTGCGGCAGTTCGAGTACTTGTTCCGCAAGCTGCTGGCACCGCGCAGCCAGCGGTTCGCCCGCACCCGCTACAACGACATGGTGCAGCGGCTGTGGCTGATCGCCGCGATCGAGCACTACACCGCGATCCTGGGTGACTTCGTGCTGAACTGCTCGTGGGACGACTACGACGTGGATCCGACGATGGCCGACATCTGCCGCTGGCACGGTGCCGAGGAGATCGAACATCGCTGCGTGGCACACGATGTGGCGAACTACTTTCACCCCGGCTACCTGAACCGTTGCCGTGCGATGGTGGTCGGCCTGGCGTACCTGGTGTTGATGATTCACCGGGCGATCGGATTCATGTGCCGCTCAGATGACACCATCAGCCATTCCTATTTCTGGTTGTGGCGTCAGTACCTGAGCGGGTCGCGGCGCAACATCCTGCCCCAGTTGCGGCAGGTGCTCAAATACACCGTCGTCTATTTCAAGCCGTCGTTCGACCCGGCGTCCATCGGCTCCACCGCGCAGGCTGTCGCCTACCTGGCGACGTCGCCGGCAGCACGCAGGGCGCGGCGTTGA